One Hevea brasiliensis isolate MT/VB/25A 57/8 chromosome 5, ASM3005281v1, whole genome shotgun sequence genomic region harbors:
- the LOC110661946 gene encoding uncharacterized protein LOC110661946, with the protein MRTFSHKVLDYRLLSHAKTITLCVTTIAAIFFIFSADCVVSKFYLQSSAIEIDEVSDVLQIHSTEKTIKSTVFGLPFRSTQGENKEVLSANQNSLIPPFNVSEEERIEWFRKKIPEFEIFKSNNLSKKFHSRIQTFFDDKCEVQFFMTWISPAESFGRRDFSAMESLFKVHPHGCLVILSGALDSKRGYRMLKPLVDRGFKVTAVAPDLASLVKNTPAESWFNEMKSGNKDPGEIPLAQNLSNLIRLAALFKYGGIYLDTDFIVLKSFTGLRNSIGAQSIDVASKNWTRLNNAVMVFDSNHPLLFKFIQEFAATFDGNKWGHNGPYLVSRVVERVAGRPGYNFTVLPPIAFYPVDWNRIGGFFKKPENQADSRWVKAKLLQLSGETYGVHLWNKQSSRIRIEGGSVMAELISDHCVICTNICNS; encoded by the coding sequence ATGAGAACCTTTTCTCACAAGGTGTTGGATTATAGGCTACTTAGCCATGCCAAAACTATTACCCTCTGTGTTACTACAATTGCTGCtatattctttattttttctgCAGATTGTGTTGTCTCTAAGTTTTATCTGCAATCTTCTGCCATTGAAATTGATGAAGTTTCAGATGTTCTTCAGATTCATTCAACTGAAAAAACAATCAAGTCAACTGTTTTTGGCTTACCATTTCGTTCTACACAGGGAGAGAACAAAGAAGTTCTTAGTGCaaatcagaattctctaattcctccCTTCAATGTCTcagaagaagaaagaattgagTGGTTCAGGAAAAAGATTCCAGAATTTGAGATTTTCAAGTCCAACAACTTGTCTAAGAAATTTCACAGTCGAATTCAGACATTTTTCGACGATAAATGTGAGGTTCAATTTTTCATGACATGGATTTCACCGGCAGAATCCTTTGGAAGAAGAGATTTCTCGGCCATGGAGAGCCTATTCAAAGTCCACCCTCATGGATGCTTAGTGATTCTATCAGGAGCTTTGGATTCCAAACGAGGCTACAGGATGCTGAAACCACTAGTTGATCGCGGGTTCAAAGTTACTGCAGTTGCACCTGACTTGGCCTCTCTGGTCAAGAACACCCCAGCAGAATCTTGGTTTAACGAGATGAAAAGTGGGAACAAAGATCCTGGCGAAATTCCATTAGCTCAGAATCTTTCTAATCTTATTAGACTCGCAGCTTTATTCAAGTATGGAGGCATCTACCTGGATACAGATTTCATCGTCCTAAAAAGTTTCACAGGATTGAGAAATTCAATTGGAGCACAAAGTATTGATGTGGCGTCCAAAAACTGGACCAGATTGAATAATGCAGTTATGGTCTTCGATAGTAATCATCCGCTTCTATTCAAGTTCATACAGGAATTTGCTGCAACTTTTGATGGAAATAAATGGGGTCACAATGGACCCTACCTGGTCTCCAGAGTAGTTGAGAGAGTGGCTGGAAGACCCGGATATAACTTTACAGTCTTGCCGCCCATAGCCTTTTACCCAGTTGATTGGAATAGGATAGGCGGATTTTTTAAGAAACCAGAAAATCAGGCAGATTCCAGATGGGTAAAAGCCAAGCTACTTCAGCTTAGTGGTGAGACTTATGGGGTACATTTATGGAACAAGCAAAGCAGTAGAATCAGAATAGAAGGAGGAAGTGTCATGGCAGAATTAATCTCTGATCACTGTGTCATCTGTACAAACATTTGCAACTCTTGA
- the LOC110661945 gene encoding 30S ribosomal protein S31, chloroplastic, with amino-acid sequence MASLIAGALPMTPQSLKLNSSFSSSQSEALGISLSYSTTSLSLSASTSSPPIPFVYCGRGDKKTAKGKRFNHSFGNARPRNKKKGRGPPRIPVPSSPPQKYSFEDDAVVKIEIDESLS; translated from the exons ATGGCGTCGCTGATAGCAGGGGCACTGCCAATGACACCCCAATCCCTCAAACTTAATTCTAGCTTCTCGTCTTCTCAATCTGAAGCCCTGGGCATTTCTCTCTCTTATTCAACTACTTCCCTTTCACTTTCTGCCTCCACTTCCTCTCCACCAATCCCATTTG TGTATTGTGGCAGAGGCGACAAGAAGACCGCGAAAGGGAAGCGATTCAATCACTCATTTGGCAAT GCGAGGCCACGGAACAAGAAGAAAGGTAGAGGACCACCCAGGATACCAGTTCCTTCTTCTCCACCGCAAAAATATAGCTTTGAAGATGATGCGGTTGTCAAGATTGAAATCGACGAGTCTCTGAGTTAA